The following are encoded in a window of bacterium SCSIO 12643 genomic DNA:
- a CDS encoding UDP-2,3-diacylglucosamine diphosphatase yields the protein MDISPGKKIYFASDQHFGVPDFESSLVREQHFVKWLNMAQKDAEAIYLLGDLFDFWFEYKTAVPRGFTRVLGKIAEITDSGIPVYFFRGNHDMWTFDYLEKELGVVLYTDPIEREINGKKFMIGHGDGLGPGDFWYKRIKKFFANPLMQWCFARLHPNFGIGLAHYFSRRSRAANATADKEYHGDDKEWLVLYVKDELKKKHYDYFVFGHRHYAMDLELKENSHYINLGDWVVDFTYAVFDGNKMELKEFGKP from the coding sequence ATGGATATTTCTCCTGGGAAAAAAATCTATTTTGCTTCTGATCAACATTTCGGAGTACCGGATTTTGAATCTAGTTTAGTACGTGAGCAGCATTTTGTAAAATGGCTCAATATGGCTCAAAAAGATGCAGAAGCTATTTATCTACTTGGAGATTTATTTGATTTTTGGTTTGAATATAAGACTGCCGTACCACGTGGATTTACCAGAGTGCTAGGGAAAATAGCTGAAATTACAGATAGTGGAATTCCGGTGTATTTCTTTAGAGGAAATCACGATATGTGGACTTTTGATTATCTGGAGAAAGAATTAGGAGTTGTTTTGTATACAGACCCAATTGAACGAGAAATCAACGGTAAGAAATTCATGATTGGCCATGGAGATGGTTTAGGTCCAGGTGATTTTTGGTATAAACGAATCAAGAAGTTTTTTGCCAACCCTTTAATGCAATGGTGCTTTGCACGTTTGCATCCCAATTTTGGAATTGGGCTAGCGCATTATTTTTCACGTAGAAGTCGTGCTGCAAATGCGACTGCGGATAAAGAGTATCATGGAGATGACAAGGAATGGTTAGTGCTTTATGTCAAAGATGAATTGAAAAAGAAGCATTACGACTATTTTGTTTTCGGTCATCGTCATTACGCTATGGATTTAGAGTTAAAAGAAAACTCACATTATATCAATCTTGGTGATTGGGTAGTAGATTTTACCTATGCAGTTTTTGATGGGAATAAAATGGAGTTGAAAGAGTTTGGTAAGCCATAG
- a CDS encoding 6-pyruvoyl tetrahydropterin synthase family protein — translation MIIRVTKEFDFEMAHALDCHDGKCHNIHGHTYELSVTFIGEPIDAPGTPKDGMVIDFSDLKKIVKENVVDIFDHALVLRDNSRFLGSIDHKINPRLMLVPYQPTAEKLLEHMVEIIKENLPDHINLYSVLLRETNTSYAEWFASDNV, via the coding sequence ATGATCATAAGAGTTACAAAGGAGTTCGATTTTGAAATGGCACATGCTTTAGATTGCCATGATGGAAAATGCCATAATATTCATGGACATACCTATGAGTTGTCGGTGACTTTTATTGGAGAGCCGATTGATGCACCAGGAACACCAAAAGATGGAATGGTGATTGACTTTTCGGATTTAAAAAAGATCGTAAAAGAAAATGTAGTGGACATTTTTGATCATGCATTAGTATTGAGAGATAACTCGCGTTTCTTGGGGAGTATTGACCATAAAATAAATCCGCGTTTGATGTTGGTTCCTTACCAGCCTACAGCGGAAAAGTTACTAGAGCATATGGTAGAAATCATTAAAGAAAATCTACCAGATCATATTAATTTATATTCAGTTTTATTGCGGGAAACCAATACTAGTTATGCCGAGTGGTTTGCCAGTGATAACGTATAA
- the map gene encoding type I methionyl aminopeptidase — protein MIHYKSAEEIELMRESAQVVSRALGIIAEKIGPGVTPLELDKLAFEYIKDQGAEPGFLGLYDFPNTLCTSLNEHVVHGIPNNQELREGDVLSVDCGAIKNGFYGDHAYSFAIGEVSEDVKQLLKVTKESLYLGIEQMQAGKRLGDIGYAIQHHAESHGYGVVRDLVGHGLGRVMHEDPQVPNYGRQGRGKKLKEGLVLAIEPMINMGDYRVKQLSDGWSIVSRDGKPSAHFEHDVAIVNGKPDILSTFDFVDAALAKNGNAS, from the coding sequence ATGATACATTATAAATCTGCTGAAGAAATAGAATTGATGCGTGAAAGCGCACAAGTTGTTTCGCGAGCTTTAGGTATAATCGCTGAGAAGATTGGCCCTGGAGTGACTCCCTTAGAGTTGGATAAGCTAGCATTTGAATACATAAAAGATCAAGGTGCTGAACCGGGTTTCTTAGGATTATATGATTTTCCCAATACACTTTGTACTTCGTTAAATGAACATGTGGTACACGGAATTCCGAATAATCAGGAGTTACGTGAAGGGGATGTATTGTCAGTTGATTGCGGAGCGATAAAGAACGGGTTTTATGGGGACCATGCCTATTCATTTGCTATTGGTGAGGTTTCAGAAGATGTAAAGCAATTGCTTAAAGTGACTAAAGAATCTTTGTATTTAGGTATTGAGCAAATGCAAGCGGGTAAGCGTTTAGGAGATATTGGCTATGCCATTCAACATCATGCAGAGAGTCATGGATATGGAGTAGTGAGAGATTTAGTTGGTCATGGTTTGGGGCGTGTGATGCATGAAGATCCTCAAGTTCCGAATTATGGAAGACAGGGAAGAGGGAAGAAACTAAAAGAAGGTTTAGTGTTGGCCATAGAGCCCATGATTAATATGGGTGATTATCGTGTAAAACAATTAAGCGATGGGTGGTCAATTGTATCTCGTGATGGAAAACCGTCAGCGCATTTTGAGCATGATGTCGCTATCGTAAACGGAAAACCGGATATCTTATCTACTTTTGATTTTGTAGATGCCGCATTGGCTAAAAACGGAAATGCTTCATGA
- a CDS encoding hydrolase, with protein sequence MFDKMLTIAVDFDGTIVEDAYPKIGKPMPFAFEALKMLEAKGHRLILWTVRSGRTLREAVEFCEKNGIEFYAVNNEFAEEQYSGKSSRKINADIFIDDRNIGGFLGWGAIYHLIEGENAAPLKKPKKKSLFSFFKKR encoded by the coding sequence ATGTTTGACAAAATGCTGACCATAGCCGTAGACTTTGACGGAACCATCGTTGAAGATGCTTATCCGAAAATTGGAAAACCAATGCCATTTGCGTTTGAAGCATTAAAGATGCTGGAAGCCAAAGGACATCGGTTAATTCTTTGGACAGTGCGTTCAGGGAGGACTTTAAGAGAGGCAGTGGAGTTTTGTGAAAAGAATGGAATAGAGTTTTATGCTGTTAATAATGAATTTGCTGAAGAGCAATATTCTGGAAAATCATCGCGTAAAATAAATGCCGATATTTTTATTGATGATAGAAATATCGGAGGCTTTCTAGGTTGGGGAGCAATTTATCATCTGATTGAAGGTGAGAATGCAGCACCATTAAAAAAGCCAAAAAAGAAATCTCTGTTTTCATTTTTCAAAAAACGCTAG